The Acidobacteriota bacterium genome includes a region encoding these proteins:
- a CDS encoding GAF domain-containing sensor histidine kinase, which translates to MTPFLYRKIGQPLLDELYEKVVIAHESVVLIAPRYGGKRYLMRRLYELLQTQEELHLLRLESSLRKPISNEKEFYDWLSKAVREADNRFTECVNTTEDPFAPLDWLITQSQRPVVLLVSNVDSLPQYLARNLLLKVRTLVEEKKLMVALSGEDVFQKLVHGPTSEFNCAYQYFLQGFDKEFFAAETLRYRDELQLCFANDEEAVDCLYELAGGYLSILKTLLRDVSKARVNANLPLDTPIAVSDIPRAISPDLLRQPPRVINNAPECWEDLKQLLRDDVVWVNTITNAPGPLELAGVARREGWRMRLASPLLKTYLKTYYNNKRFGDLYLRNDKSEAAFAYYEHLAEEERVRPANADDRREVAFNIKTLSAALHVAAAKGTSAVGKLLHNTCRYVLGFREVACLELNGEWKMLSIPGCQLKGETIKELNHLLPHEPKPGRFPLTGRLKQYVFVAIVPAPRSGQFRAVVISDFAANRIVSRERELLVNQLFEHFVMAYTQAAEIEAARLHLQTRDRHIEIANSIFDGLGKYTRDVEHVIRIAAQALRKLGYSRVSFCLVDPEQKRITGVLDDSDSPDVDVAKMTDWPLDDPKADVQSYVINTRKPIRILDATREPLVNPEVVKKARLKAFAVVPLLDLAEEAIGTVHVEREDGFAPTEDEVEDLLQLGRQLAIALELSERVNLLQSALDKIMSSLVIVDSSLKLRFANQVAATLLGVEKGWQNQPEAKLLTETDVGTEAMKMVEMSLQGHRQERHIKLKEKDDRHGWEALSEVIQGRSNQIVGAFLRIRDLDYVYRMFEAFNTIAEATDKASALKLLLTAARKLGFERGRLYLVDPDNPNCLVSADSFGFADTQLEERFNRGEIRTIRMHFPGKECWKCLDEQAPKVFFFAPEKVDSNEYITQKGQVAIVVSKPRLETELKKKSGDAWLDIPLLTQDKHPLGKLTLDWKEDRWPREFDLLEVLVEMVARVLDTFQQRERIEEQMNLVRTQAAQQVMATMAHNIGTQLAALPILLTRYKQREKDLPGLHKLDHSFGKIIEETTTIIKRAKERLAVVSPQIKRLDLAACLDTTLQSYLPEQNCEVICRQRPFQVEADSHLLKIALFELVENSKDAVGGEMGNLQVKITLEIEPAFEGNQVKIIYRDNGPGVPEDFKERIFEDFFSRHPGRAPGTGLGMGYVRRVVEAHGGKIKECGKPNEGAEFIITLPLARAVQPTEE; encoded by the coding sequence ATGACACCGTTTCTATATCGGAAGATCGGTCAACCGCTACTGGATGAGCTATACGAAAAAGTCGTCATCGCCCATGAGAGCGTTGTCTTGATTGCACCGCGTTACGGCGGCAAGCGATATCTGATGAGACGCCTGTATGAGTTGTTGCAGACGCAGGAGGAGCTTCATCTCTTGCGCCTCGAATCGTCCCTGCGAAAGCCTATTTCTAACGAAAAAGAATTTTACGATTGGCTGTCCAAGGCTGTCCGCGAAGCTGATAACCGCTTTACGGAATGCGTGAACACTACGGAGGACCCTTTCGCACCGTTGGATTGGCTTATCACTCAATCGCAGCGACCGGTAGTCTTACTGGTCTCAAATGTTGACAGCCTGCCACAGTACCTAGCGCGCAACTTACTCCTGAAAGTCCGCACGCTGGTTGAAGAGAAAAAGCTGATGGTCGCGCTCAGCGGCGAGGACGTGTTTCAGAAACTGGTACACGGGCCAACATCGGAGTTCAACTGTGCTTACCAGTATTTCCTTCAAGGCTTCGACAAAGAGTTCTTTGCCGCAGAAACCCTGAGGTATCGGGACGAGCTACAGCTTTGCTTCGCCAACGATGAAGAGGCGGTGGATTGCTTATACGAACTAGCCGGAGGCTATCTCAGCATCTTGAAGACCTTGCTGCGCGATGTGAGTAAAGCACGCGTGAATGCCAACTTGCCGCTCGATACACCGATTGCGGTGTCTGACATCCCCCGCGCCATCAGCCCGGATTTATTGCGCCAACCGCCGCGCGTGATCAACAACGCGCCGGAGTGTTGGGAAGACCTCAAACAATTACTCCGCGATGATGTCGTGTGGGTCAACACCATCACGAACGCCCCGGGACCGTTGGAACTGGCTGGCGTCGCCAGGCGGGAAGGCTGGCGCATGCGTCTCGCTTCGCCTTTGCTGAAAACCTATCTCAAGACTTACTACAACAACAAGCGCTTCGGCGATCTCTATCTGCGCAATGACAAATCAGAGGCAGCTTTTGCTTACTATGAGCATTTAGCTGAAGAAGAACGGGTACGTCCTGCTAACGCCGATGATCGCCGAGAGGTGGCATTCAATATCAAAACGCTCTCCGCCGCGCTCCACGTGGCTGCCGCCAAAGGCACCAGCGCTGTCGGGAAGCTGCTGCATAACACTTGCCGTTACGTGCTTGGTTTCCGCGAGGTGGCCTGTCTAGAGTTGAATGGGGAATGGAAAATGCTCTCTATCCCTGGTTGTCAACTCAAGGGAGAAACCATTAAAGAACTGAATCATCTTTTACCTCACGAACCGAAACCCGGGCGATTCCCTTTGACTGGACGACTGAAACAGTACGTTTTCGTGGCTATCGTTCCTGCCCCGCGCTCCGGCCAGTTTCGCGCAGTCGTCATTAGCGACTTTGCCGCGAACCGAATTGTCTCGCGCGAGCGCGAGTTGCTTGTCAACCAACTCTTCGAACATTTCGTGATGGCCTATACTCAAGCGGCTGAAATCGAGGCCGCTCGTTTGCACCTTCAGACACGTGATCGTCACATAGAGATTGCCAACTCCATCTTCGATGGATTGGGCAAGTATACCCGCGACGTGGAGCACGTCATCAGGATAGCCGCGCAAGCCTTGCGTAAGCTGGGCTACAGCCGAGTCTCGTTCTGTCTGGTAGACCCAGAACAGAAGAGAATCACAGGCGTGCTTGATGATTCGGATAGCCCAGACGTCGACGTTGCGAAGATGACTGACTGGCCGCTTGATGATCCAAAGGCCGACGTTCAGTCATATGTTATCAATACCAGGAAACCTATCCGAATCCTGGATGCTACCCGTGAACCGCTAGTCAATCCTGAGGTAGTAAAGAAGGCGCGGCTGAAGGCTTTTGCGGTCGTCCCGTTACTGGATTTGGCCGAAGAGGCTATTGGGACTGTACACGTCGAGCGCGAAGATGGATTTGCTCCGACCGAAGATGAAGTCGAAGACCTTTTGCAGCTTGGGCGTCAATTGGCAATTGCGCTCGAACTAAGCGAACGGGTTAATCTCTTGCAATCAGCGCTCGACAAAATCATGTCTTCACTGGTCATCGTTGACTCTTCCCTGAAATTGCGCTTCGCCAATCAGGTGGCAGCCACGCTACTCGGCGTGGAAAAAGGCTGGCAAAACCAACCTGAAGCTAAGCTACTGACTGAAACTGATGTTGGCACCGAAGCGATGAAAATGGTCGAGATGTCACTCCAAGGGCACCGGCAAGAGCGGCACATCAAATTGAAAGAGAAAGATGACAGGCACGGCTGGGAAGCGCTTTCTGAAGTTATTCAAGGTCGCAGCAATCAGATTGTGGGAGCCTTCCTTAGAATAAGGGACTTAGATTATGTCTACCGCATGTTCGAGGCTTTCAATACTATTGCTGAGGCGACAGACAAGGCTTCAGCTCTGAAATTATTGCTTACTGCGGCCCGTAAGCTGGGATTCGAGCGAGGAAGGTTATATTTGGTAGACCCTGATAACCCAAATTGTTTAGTCAGTGCGGACTCTTTCGGCTTCGCGGACACACAACTTGAAGAGAGGTTCAATCGCGGGGAAATCCGCACGATTCGTATGCATTTCCCAGGAAAAGAGTGTTGGAAGTGTCTTGATGAACAGGCTCCTAAAGTGTTCTTTTTTGCTCCAGAAAAAGTTGATAGTAATGAGTACATCACACAAAAAGGCCAAGTCGCTATCGTAGTCTCTAAGCCGAGACTTGAGACTGAGCTAAAGAAAAAAAGCGGCGATGCCTGGTTAGATATACCTCTGCTGACGCAAGACAAACACCCACTGGGAAAACTCACTTTGGACTGGAAGGAAGATCGCTGGCCACGCGAGTTTGATTTGTTGGAGGTGCTGGTCGAGATGGTAGCGCGCGTCTTGGACACTTTTCAGCAACGTGAGCGAATTGAAGAACAGATGAATCTGGTACGCACGCAAGCGGCGCAACAAGTGATGGCGACGATGGCCCACAACATTGGGACGCAATTGGCGGCACTACCTATTTTGCTGACGCGCTACAAACAGCGAGAAAAAGATTTGCCCGGTTTGCACAAGTTGGATCACAGCTTCGGTAAAATTATCGAAGAGACTACTACGATCATCAAGCGAGCCAAGGAGCGCTTAGCCGTTGTTTCACCGCAAATCAAACGGCTCGATCTAGCAGCCTGCCTCGACACCACGCTCCAATCCTATCTGCCGGAGCAGAACTGCGAGGTCATCTGCCGACAACGCCCCTTTCAAGTGGAAGCCGATAGCCATTTGTTGAAGATCGCCTTGTTTGAGTTGGTTGAGAATTCTAAAGACGCGGTTGGTGGTGAGATGGGTAATTTACAAGTTAAGATCACTTTGGAAATCGAACCCGCTTTCGAAGGCAATCAAGTCAAGATCATTTACCGTGACAACGGCCCCGGCGTCCCAGAAGATTTCAAGGAAAGAATCTTTGAGGACTTCTTCAGCCGCCATCCTGGTCGGGCTCCTGGCACAGGCTTGGGCATGGGTTATGTTCGCCGTGTCGTAGAGGCGCACGGCGGCAAAATCAAAGAGTGCGGTAAACCGAATGAAGGGGCCGAATTCATCATCACCCTTCCTCTCGCAAGAGCGGTTCAACCTACTGAGGAGTAA
- a CDS encoding TIM barrel protein yields MIQVIERRAFIKQAAQTGAVFGITALTKETLSAAPKPLFQISLAQWSLHKALFAKQLDNLDFAKTAKQDYGINAVEYVNQFFKDKAQDKTYLGEMLKRTKDLGVENRLIMCDGEGNLGDPDAAKRQQAVENHYKWVEAAKFLGCTIIRVNAASRGSYEEQQKLAADGLRKLTEFGAQHKIAVIVENHGGLSSNGQWLAGVMKLVKHKNCGTLPDFGNFRLSPTEEYDRYKGVAEMMPYAKAVSAKTHDFDAEGNETHTDYRRMVKLVLDAGYHSFFGIEYEGDKLSEPDGIRASKKLLERIHQELAPKAK; encoded by the coding sequence ATGATTCAAGTGATCGAACGCCGCGCTTTCATCAAACAGGCCGCGCAAACCGGCGCCGTCTTCGGCATCACCGCGCTGACAAAAGAAACCCTCTCCGCCGCGCCCAAACCGCTGTTTCAAATCTCGCTGGCGCAATGGTCGCTGCACAAGGCGCTGTTTGCCAAACAACTCGACAATCTCGATTTCGCCAAGACGGCCAAGCAGGATTACGGCATCAACGCGGTCGAATACGTCAATCAGTTTTTCAAAGACAAAGCCCAAGACAAAACCTATCTCGGCGAAATGCTCAAACGCACCAAAGACCTGGGCGTCGAGAATCGTCTGATCATGTGCGATGGCGAAGGCAACCTCGGCGATCCTGACGCGGCCAAACGCCAGCAGGCGGTCGAGAATCACTACAAATGGGTCGAGGCCGCCAAGTTTCTCGGCTGCACAATCATCCGCGTCAACGCGGCCAGCCGGGGCAGTTACGAAGAGCAGCAGAAACTCGCCGCCGATGGACTGCGCAAACTGACCGAATTCGGCGCGCAACACAAAATCGCCGTGATCGTCGAAAACCACGGCGGCCTTTCTTCCAACGGCCAATGGCTGGCGGGCGTGATGAAGCTGGTCAAGCATAAAAATTGCGGCACGCTGCCCGACTTCGGCAACTTCCGCCTCAGCCCGACCGAAGAATACGACCGTTACAAAGGCGTCGCCGAGATGATGCCTTACGCCAAAGCCGTCAGCGCCAAGACGCACGACTTCGACGCCGAGGGCAACGAGACGCACACCGATTACCGCCGCATGGTCAAGCTGGTGCTCGACGCCGGCTATCACAGCTTCTTCGGCATTGAATACGAAGGCGACAAGCTGAGCGAGCCGGACGGCATTCGCGCGAGCAAGAAACTATTGGAGCGCATCCATCAAGAGCTTGCGCCAAAGGCGAAGTAA
- a CDS encoding DPP IV N-terminal domain-containing protein, which yields MPYNTGPLVLRAGVRPNWLPDGRLWYRVTTEQGNEFILVDPARGTRGAAFDHVKLAAALAAATGTKVGAYQLPFQQIDFAADGKSLSFSVDRRRISCDVQGEQCRVVSEGNGNREAGQRGGQRGGPGANAMATSPDSKRVAFIRDYNLWVRDAATGKETQLTTDGVKDFGYATNNAGWTKSDTPVLAWSPDSNKIVTFQHDGRGVGEMYLVNTQVGHPKLEAWKYPLPGDEKIFMIERVVIDLGGEGAAAKVVRLKMPADPHRSTLCDHIVCGGVWADVQWGADSQQLAFVSTSRNHQEAKFRIADPATGDVRDVLEEKVKTFFESGNGRVNWRYLSATNELLWFSQRDNWGQLYLYDAQTGKLKNQITTGAGNVTQVLRVDEPSRQLYFLGVGKERGRDPYFRHFYRIGFDGKGLKLLTPEDADHDIALAPSGQYFTDSYSKPDVPPIAVVRDADGKLIATLEKADIARLLATGWQPPQPITVKARDGVTDLYGLMYKPTKLDLNKKYPIINNIYPGPQTGSVRGRSFSAGGDQQALAELGFVVVQIDGMGTPWRSKKFHEAYFGDMGDNTLPDQITGMKQLAQRYSWIDIERAGIYGHSGGGYATAAAMFRHPDFFKVGVSQAGNHDNRGYEDDWAEKWSDLLVRKPDGTSNYDSQANQNFAKNLKGKLLLAHGTLDNNVPPYNTLLVVNELIKANKDFDLIMFPNRPHGFGSEAYMTRRRWDYFVRHLLGAEPPREFELKPPVQAGPLGGN from the coding sequence ATGCCTTACAACACCGGCCCGCTGGTCTTGCGCGCGGGCGTGCGGCCCAACTGGCTGCCCGATGGCCGCCTCTGGTATCGCGTGACGACCGAGCAGGGCAACGAATTCATCCTGGTTGATCCGGCGCGCGGCACACGCGGCGCGGCGTTTGATCACGTCAAACTGGCGGCGGCACTAGCGGCGGCGACTGGCACGAAAGTAGGCGCATACCAATTGCCGTTTCAGCAAATTGATTTTGCGGCGGATGGCAAGTCGCTTTCCTTCAGTGTTGACCGGCGGCGCATCAGTTGTGATGTGCAAGGCGAGCAATGCCGCGTCGTGTCTGAGGGCAATGGCAACCGCGAAGCCGGGCAGCGCGGCGGGCAACGGGGCGGCCCTGGCGCAAATGCGATGGCGACTTCGCCGGATAGTAAGCGCGTGGCTTTCATCCGCGATTACAACTTGTGGGTGCGCGACGCGGCGACGGGCAAAGAGACGCAACTGACGACCGATGGCGTCAAAGATTTTGGCTACGCGACGAACAACGCGGGCTGGACGAAGAGCGATACGCCCGTGCTCGCCTGGTCGCCCGATTCCAATAAGATCGTCACCTTCCAGCACGATGGGCGTGGCGTAGGCGAGATGTACCTGGTCAACACGCAGGTCGGCCATCCCAAACTCGAAGCCTGGAAATATCCGCTGCCCGGCGACGAAAAGATATTCATGATCGAGCGCGTCGTGATTGACCTCGGTGGGGAAGGGGCCGCCGCCAAAGTCGTGCGGCTGAAAATGCCCGCCGATCCGCACCGTTCGACGCTCTGCGATCACATCGTGTGCGGCGGCGTCTGGGCCGATGTGCAATGGGGGGCGGACAGCCAGCAACTGGCCTTTGTCTCGACCTCGCGCAATCACCAGGAAGCCAAATTTCGCATCGCTGATCCCGCCACCGGTGACGTGCGCGACGTGTTGGAAGAGAAGGTCAAGACATTTTTTGAATCCGGCAATGGCCGCGTGAATTGGCGCTATCTGTCCGCGACGAATGAACTGCTCTGGTTTTCGCAACGTGACAACTGGGGCCAGCTTTACCTGTACGACGCGCAAACCGGCAAGCTCAAAAATCAGATCACAACCGGCGCAGGCAATGTCACGCAGGTGCTGCGCGTAGACGAACCGAGCCGCCAGCTTTACTTTCTCGGCGTCGGCAAAGAGCGAGGCCGCGATCCGTACTTCCGGCATTTCTATCGCATCGGCTTTGACGGCAAGGGCCTCAAACTGCTCACGCCCGAAGACGCCGACCACGACATTGCGCTTGCGCCGTCGGGCCAGTATTTCACCGACAGCTATTCCAAACCTGATGTGCCGCCGATTGCCGTGGTGCGCGATGCTGATGGCAAGCTGATCGCGACGCTCGAAAAGGCGGACATCGCGCGCCTGCTTGCGACCGGCTGGCAACCGCCGCAACCGATTACGGTCAAGGCGCGCGACGGCGTGACCGATCTTTACGGGTTAATGTATAAGCCAACCAAACTCGACCTCAATAAAAAGTATCCGATCATCAACAACATTTACCCTGGCCCGCAAACCGGCAGCGTGCGTGGGCGTAGCTTTTCCGCCGGTGGCGATCAACAAGCGCTGGCCGAACTCGGTTTCGTCGTCGTGCAAATTGACGGGATGGGCACGCCCTGGCGCTCCAAGAAATTCCACGAAGCCTATTTCGGCGACATGGGAGACAACACGCTGCCCGATCAGATCACGGGGATGAAGCAACTCGCGCAACGCTACAGTTGGATAGACATCGAACGCGCCGGGATTTACGGCCATTCAGGCGGCGGTTATGCAACGGCAGCGGCCATGTTCCGCCACCCGGACTTTTTCAAGGTCGGCGTCTCGCAGGCGGGGAATCACGACAATCGCGGCTATGAAGACGATTGGGCCGAGAAATGGAGCGACTTGCTGGTGCGCAAGCCGGATGGCACGAGCAATTACGACAGCCAAGCCAATCAGAATTTCGCCAAGAATCTCAAAGGCAAGCTGTTGCTCGCGCACGGCACGCTGGATAACAACGTGCCGCCGTATAACACGCTGCTAGTGGTCAACGAACTGATCAAGGCGAACAAGGATTTCGATCTGATCATGTTCCCCAACCGCCCGCACGGCTTTGGCAGCGAGGCGTATATGACGCGCCGCCGCTGGGATTATTTCGTGCGGCATTTGCTGGGCGCGGAACCACCGCGCGAGTTTGAGTTGAAACCGCCGGTGCAGGCGGGGCCATTGGGTGGAAATTGA
- a CDS encoding response regulator, whose amino-acid sequence MFRILIVEDIANTLAELCELLREIFPDSFIEACSTVEEGLRQISLAAARGCPFDVAILDFKLPARKGEHPEIDESLCQAIKTAMLGTLVIHITAFHQDPKVIKHIADYHSGTKDPRVELIAKTAYWPEALLGEMKAYLYGKLLETPLDKLFRGQSATTAAGEGGSLTHELATLSRDIATYWEDLNETTKTRVQQLFHVTKDGEDIRVSLRLSR is encoded by the coding sequence ATGTTTCGCATTTTGATTGTTGAAGATATAGCGAACACGTTGGCAGAGTTGTGTGAGTTGTTACGTGAGATATTCCCTGACTCTTTCATCGAAGCTTGCTCGACAGTTGAAGAGGGATTACGCCAAATTAGTTTAGCGGCGGCAAGGGGGTGCCCCTTTGACGTGGCGATCCTGGATTTCAAGCTGCCCGCACGCAAAGGAGAGCACCCGGAGATTGACGAGTCGCTGTGCCAGGCGATCAAGACAGCTATGCTAGGCACGCTCGTCATCCACATCACGGCGTTCCACCAAGACCCCAAGGTTATCAAACACATTGCTGACTATCATTCCGGCACAAAGGACCCCAGAGTCGAACTGATCGCCAAAACCGCGTATTGGCCGGAAGCTCTGCTCGGCGAGATGAAAGCCTATCTGTATGGCAAGTTGCTCGAAACGCCCCTGGACAAATTGTTCAGAGGGCAATCTGCCACGACTGCTGCTGGCGAGGGCGGCAGCCTGACGCACGAGTTGGCGACATTGAGCCGTGACATTGCTACTTATTGGGAAGACCTGAATGAAACGACCAAGACCAGGGTTCAACAGCTATTTCACGTCACCAAGGATGGAGAAGACATTCGCGTCAGCCTGCGATTGAGCAGGTAA
- a CDS encoding CBS domain-containing protein, whose product MIVSMWMTKDPVTIESQTPLSEAAALMAEQRIRRLPVVEKQPQGPPRVVGIISQGDVLHAYPANVNPFVEGAAHSIPASLTVAAIMHCHLITTTPEAPIEDAAELLRNHKIGALPVVQHGALAGLITESDIFRAFVSLFETTHGGARITFDTSRGDDVFALIVQLAQRRKVRVHSLFSSHQEDRPVCVVRVTGAGLEAFLEDIWKSGHPVLSVLRQ is encoded by the coding sequence ATGATCGTAAGTATGTGGATGACCAAAGACCCTGTGACGATCGAGTCGCAAACGCCGCTGTCCGAAGCTGCGGCGCTGATGGCAGAGCAGCGCATCCGCCGCCTGCCTGTGGTCGAAAAGCAACCGCAAGGGCCCCCGCGCGTTGTGGGCATCATCTCCCAAGGCGACGTCCTGCATGCTTACCCAGCCAATGTGAATCCGTTCGTCGAAGGCGCGGCGCACAGCATTCCCGCTTCGCTGACCGTAGCGGCCATTATGCATTGTCACTTGATTACTACGACGCCCGAGGCTCCGATTGAAGATGCCGCCGAGTTGTTACGCAATCACAAGATTGGGGCTTTACCCGTCGTGCAACACGGCGCTTTGGCCGGACTGATTACGGAATCGGACATCTTTCGCGCCTTTGTCAGTTTGTTTGAAACCACGCACGGCGGCGCCCGCATCACGTTTGATACCTCGCGCGGCGATGATGTTTTCGCGCTGATTGTGCAATTGGCGCAACGCCGCAAGGTGCGCGTGCACAGTTTGTTTTCTTCGCACCAGGAAGACCGGCCCGTGTGCGTCGTGCGGGTTACGGGCGCGGGCCTGGAAGCCTTTCTTGAAGACATTTGGAAATCGGGACATCCCGTGTTGAGCGTGCTGCGGCAATAA
- a CDS encoding sigma-70 family RNA polymerase sigma factor, with protein MDNENTFNSNEKEVSDERAAMKRRELSNLAARLLTSPLEEAAYRDFTRYFGPRLKALFRYRDLSETEAEDLAETCLTDILTLKISKYSEIETGSFEAWVFTVARNALTDWLTSRPSTIPLPESTPNPLGRKLLRRIPKAVPDVKIITAISAALAQLPEADRQLIQLRDFIADNTYEEVGLALGIKANATRQRHYRILKRLRKMLERDPRLGDWLKRVNARTGKDV; from the coding sequence ATGGATAACGAAAACACATTTAACAGTAACGAGAAGGAGGTGTCTGACGAGCGCGCGGCCATGAAACGGCGAGAGCTGTCCAACTTGGCCGCGCGGCTCCTGACATCGCCATTGGAGGAGGCCGCTTACCGGGATTTCACTCGTTACTTTGGCCCACGCCTCAAAGCATTATTTCGTTACCGGGACTTATCAGAGACCGAGGCTGAAGATTTGGCCGAAACATGTCTCACTGACATCCTTACACTCAAAATATCGAAATACAGTGAGATCGAAACCGGCAGCTTTGAAGCCTGGGTCTTCACCGTGGCGCGCAACGCCTTAACCGATTGGCTTACCAGCCGGCCTTCAACTATTCCCCTCCCGGAAAGCACTCCAAATCCGCTTGGCAGAAAACTCTTGCGTCGGATACCCAAAGCCGTGCCCGACGTGAAGATCATCACTGCCATCAGCGCTGCCCTAGCCCAACTCCCGGAGGCGGATCGGCAGTTGATCCAACTGCGCGATTTCATTGCCGACAACACCTACGAAGAGGTCGGGCTAGCGCTCGGCATCAAAGCCAACGCCACACGCCAGCGCCATTACCGCATTTTGAAACGGCTCAGAAAGATGCTCGAACGTGACCCACGGCTGGGTGACTGGCTGAAGCGAGTAAACGCAAGAACAGGAAAGGATGTTTGA